TATTAAAGATCTTTTAGAAGCGCATACTCCTCCAGGGGGTCGATTAGGGCGTGGGCATAAGGGCCTTTATGACACAATCAACAATTCGATTCATTTTCAGTTAGGTCTTGCTCTAGCTTCTTTAGGGGTTATTACTTCCTTAGTAGCTCAACATATGTACTCTTTACCTCCTTATGCATTCATAGCACAAGACTTTACTACTCAAGCTGCTTTATATACTCATCACCAATATATTGCAGGGTTCATCATGACAGGGGCTTTTGCTCATGGAGCTATTTTTTTCATTAGGGATTACAATCCGGAACAGAATGAGGATAATGTATTGGCAAGAATGTTAGACCATAAAGAAGCTATCATATCTCATTTAAGTTGGGCTAGCCTCTTTCTAGGATTCCATACCTTGGGCCTTTATGTTCATAACGATGTCATGCTTGCTTTTGGTACTCCAGAAAAGCAAATCTTGATCGAACCTTTATTTGCCCAATGGATACAATCTGCTCATGGCAAGACGACATATGGGTTCGATATACTCTTATCTTCAACGAATGGCCCCGCTTTCAATGCGGGTCGAAGCCTATGGTTGCCCGGATGGTTGAATGCTGTTAATGAGAATAGTAATTTTCTTTTCTTAACAATAGGACCTGGGGATTTCTTGGTTCATCATGCTATTGCTCTAGGTTTGCATACAACTACATTGATTTTAGTAAAGGGCGCTTTAGATGCACGCAGTTCCAAATTAATGCCGGATAAAAAGGATTTTGGATATAGTTTTCCTTGTGACGGCCCAGGGCGCGGCGGTACTTGTGATATTTCTGCTTGGGACGCATTTTATTTGGCAGTTTTCTGGATGTTAAATACCATTGG
This genomic window from Triticum dicoccoides isolate Atlit2015 ecotype Zavitan unplaced genomic scaffold, WEW_v2.0 scaffold90497, whole genome shotgun sequence contains:
- the LOC119348374 gene encoding photosystem I P700 chlorophyll a apoprotein A2-like gives rise to the protein KDLLEAHTPPGGRLGRGHKGLYDTINNSIHFQLGLALASLGVITSLVAQHMYSLPPYAFIAQDFTTQAALYTHHQYIAGFIMTGAFAHGAIFFIRDYNPEQNEDNVLARMLDHKEAIISHLSWASLFLGFHTLGLYVHNDVMLAFGTPEKQILIEPLFAQWIQSAHGKTTYGFDILLSSTNGPAFNAGRSLWLPGWLNAVNENSNFLFLTIGPGDFLVHHAIALGLHTTTLILVKGALDARSSKLMPDKKDFGYSFPCDGPGRGGTCDISAWDAFYLAVFWMLNTIGWVTFYWHWKHITLWQGNVSQFNESSTYLMGWLRDYLWLNSSQLINGYNPFGMNSLSVWAWMFLFGHLVWATGFMFLISWRGYWQELIETLAWAHERTPLANLIRWRDKP